Part of the Vulpes vulpes isolate BD-2025 chromosome 6, VulVul3, whole genome shotgun sequence genome, GAAACCTGGCTGGAGCCAGATGTTTGGGGGGTTAGAGGCTTTGAGACCGATGAGCTCACCCACATTATGGGTGCTGGATCCTAGGGGGCGAAAGCTGAGAGAGAAGAGGTCCAAGGACCCAAGCTTGGAGCCCTTTAACATTGAGAGGTTGACAAGCTGGAATGAACAAAGGACGGTGAGAAGGAACAGCTGGAAGGTTCTGAGGAAAACCAAGTGATCTTgtcaccctcttttttttttttttttttttttaagattttatttattcatgacagagagagagaggggcagagacacaggtagagggagaagcaggctctttgcaggtagcctgatggacttgatccaggtctccagggtcacgccctgggctgaaggtggtgctaaactgctgggccaccggggctgcccagtcttGTAACCCTTTAAGTAAACAGCTGTTTTCCTAGTATTCCTTCTGTGCCTGTCTCAGTACTTGTATGGAATTGCCTTCtgttgaggatccctgggtggctcagcagtttggcgcctgcttttggcccagggcgcgatcctggagtcccaggatcgagtcccgcatcgggctcccggcatggagcctgcttctctctctgccccccccccccccatgtctatcataaataaataaaaataaatcttttttttttttttttaaaggaattgccTTATGTTGTTTTACCCATGTAACAATTTTGTGAGGGAATGGATTGTCACTGAATCTCCACCTCCTAGTGCAGGGCCTGACATACAGTAGGAACCCAGATACTTGTTTGTGTGAATGAAGCACCTTGGTAGATCCCAATTCTTGGGTGCTTATGATATGCTAGAAATGAGAGTGGTGTCCTTGTCCTTTCCTGCCTTGACTGAATCATGAAATCAGCCTTACTCCTTTGACCATAGCTGATTTCCCTAAGaggtgagtgagtgtgtgtgtgtataagtaaGTGTAATCAATGCAAATGAGACTATCAAGGCAACTATatcaatgcaaatgaaaatatcaaaGCAATGTTTCTAGAATAAGAGTACACTTCACTGTTTGTACTTTCACCACCCTGGACTAAATAAACCACCATCATCTCATTCCTGGATTATTGCAAAAGccttctatttttattctcctagcttccctcctttcccccaacAATTTATTCTAGCACCTAGAATACCTGACGTGAGATAGATGCTCAGGTAACATCAGTTGAATGAGCAAACATTTACTCCTATTAAAGTTCTTTGAGTAGATGTGTAACTTTCTGTGAGTAGACTGCCATGCGGATAAAGCATAGACTCTCGTGGCTTGCCAGACCTTCTTCCGTCTAGCATCTGCCTAATCTGCTGCGCTCTGGCCACActggcttttctttctgtgttttgaaaACACTGGGCTCATTTCTGCCTTGGGGCTTCTGCATTTACTCCTCTTCCTGGAGCAGTCCCCCTCTTTCCTGTCCAGTTTCTTCCCATGACTGCCCCCATCATTCTGGGCCCTGTTCCGATGTTTACTTCTTACAGAGGCCTCTTGTGGCCGCCACAGCTGTAGGAGTCCTCCCacacctcctctctctgcctctctaatcTCTTTCAACGTTTTCTTCCTCCTCTAAAGCACTTAACATGTGCCCCAAGTCTTTTGTTTATGGGGTATTTTTTGGCTCCTCCACCATCCAGAATGATTTTGATATTTCTGGTTCCTAGAATTGGCTGGCTTGGTGGTGGTGTCATTTACTGAGCTGAAGTGCTGTGTTTAAGGAACTgtgctttttgtttgtgtatgtgtgttttgattctttgttcctttcttgatttttattcttttaaaaaacaaacctctaTGACTCTGGTTGCCTGTGGGCATCCAAAAGGAGGTGTCAAGTAGGCAATTGACTGTATGCATTTGGAGCTCAGAAGACAAGCGAGGGCTGGAGGCATGCGGGGGGCCTGACAGAGTGACCTGAATCTCTGCCCTCTTGTTCACTGATACTGGGCAAGCCATTGAATGTGTCCAAGGCTGTGTGTTCATTTGTCAAGTAAGAATAATACTACCCACTTTTAAGGTAAGGATTGAGTGAGGGTGTATACACGGTgctttgcacagtgcctggcatgtggaaGAACGACTTTAGCACCGTTAAATGGATTGGGCTGGTTAATAACGATAGCTTGTGAGAGCTTATTATGTGCAGATATGCAGAGTATTTCTATCTGGATTAATTTACCTCACTATTTCCCAgctaaagcttttatttttgttttttgaaaagattttatttattcatgagacacacagaggcagacacataggcagagggagaagcagactccctgcggggagcctgatgtgggacttgatcccgggaccccaggatcacaacctaagctgaaggcagatgctcaaccgctgagtcacccaggtgccctcccagcTAAAGCTTTTAGCTCCTACATCAATAGTTTCTCTTTATAAAACATGCCTGAATCTTTCCTGATATTATTCTCCAtttgcagccccccacccccatgttttTTACCTTAATCTTCTTGCCAACTGTAGGTACTATAGGCAGTTCAACATACAGAATGGGGATCTGTTAATATTCAGGAAATTATTTGtgttaaaatttctatttgatttgtaGATTTTCTAGGAACAACTGTAGTTTAAATTACATACTCCAGTGCTCTCATAGGAAACGTGGTTATTAGGATATTGCCGAAACAAAGTGAGAGATGGAGACTTTGCATACCAAAATGCAGGTTATTTCTTCCATTCCCCTTTAGAGTCTAGTTCTGGAGTTGATTACATCATGGGTGACTTAGAGCAGCATAGGGTTCCTGTTCTCCTGGACTAGTGGGCCATGTAACTATCTGCATCTCTTCAGTTGCAGGAAGCTTTGGACAAGAGGAACTTAAAATCCTCTTCCTGTCTGGACAGAGAATGGTGCCTCTCAACAGTGTGGTGGGCTTGGTCATTTCGTGTGGTGGCTGATGGAGGTGCCTTGTAGGGAGAATAGTGTTTGGGGCATCCTTCTGGTCTATATCTCCTAATCCACATGGTGAGGTGGCCAGTTCTAGGGTGCATTTCATAGACAGACTCCACgttgtttaaaacaaattttgttcTCACCATTAGGGCAATAATACTAAAATTCTTGTTCTGTATTCACTGCACAGTAAGCAATCATGCACTTCTGGAGACACTTAGCTCTACCTCACATAGTTTCCACTCTAAGACTTTTATGGTGATTGAAGAGCCATAGATAGCTCATGAAAACAATCAAAAGGGAACAGGAGTGAGGTCTTTTAGATACACTTAGAGCTGTGTTTCCACTTACTTTGTCTTATGAAACACTGATCAGGTTGACCCCATGTATGAAAGGATTAAAGACTTAATTGGGCCCCATTCAGAATGGTGTAGATATTGTGCAAGAATCCAGGAAAAAAGTCAGATAGGTTTCTTTAGAGTGTGGATTGAGTTTTagtcttgaatatattttttaaaagattttatttatttattcatgagagacccagagagagagaggcagagacacaggcagagggagaagcaggctccatgcagggagccccatgtgggactcgatcctggggctccaggatcatgccataagcccaaggcagacacttaactgctgagctgccTAGGTGCCCCAGAATATTTGCTATTTTCAATGAACCaggtcttttttttgtttgtttgtttcccactGATATCTATATGATAATGTAGACCGAGATTAAAACGTTATTAGTAACAAATCTGAGTGTTGAAGGAAAGGACCACTTAGACTTTCAACTGGGCATTATTTCCTCTGTCACTGCccatcttccccttccccactgaAAATGACTGATTTGGAGTGGGTTCTGTGTTATTGTAAAAGTAAGATTcatatcaataatttattttattctatacaCAGCTTCCTTTCAGAATAAAAGTTAAGGTTAATGTCTAATTTTCACACAGAATTTGTCCAGTCCATACTTGTTCTTGTGAGATGTGTTTGAGGCATAAGAAAatacttcaaacatttttttcaaaatgttagcAATCATTTTAGTTAAAAGTGTACAGTTGAATAAAACATTGCATTtttagaatggattaaaaaaggaGCACTTTAAACACATAATGCATAGTTAAAAACTACTTAACATCTGACTTTGCAACAGAGAAATGTTAAATCACATTACATTTTCGTATTAATATTAAGAATTCTGCTTCTAAAGATGGCTATAAAAACTGCTCTGGTTTATAAGTAACTTAACTTGATGGATAATAATATGGTAGGTTCCATATTCTATGTGAGAATGCTGGGAACCTGTTCTTTGTGGCTTTGTCCACATAActggaaatggtgggtatttcatCTTTGTCTGAACTCCTGGAGCTTGCACCTGGAATCACAGAAGGAATAGGACAGTCCGTGTTCCCTGACTCTTCTGGGCCTTCTTGTTGGTTACCTTTGTCAGTACTATTTAGGAAATCTTTCAGAACTTGCTTGAAGATGTAGACTATTTCCCATGGCAGTACATCATTTTCTGCTAAAACTTCTCGAAATCTGCAGGGAAACCAGTAATGAATATTCAATTCAGAAATTTTCTTTTGTCATCTCTGTTTATCTCCAAAAATACAAGCTTAAGTAATGTAATCCTGTATAGTAGTTGCTCACCTTTTTGAGTAATctgcacatttatttaaaattatgcttCTGTAGTGAAGAGATTCTGattgtggtttaaaaatatttcctagcCAGTAAGATGTCAATGGATATTTTAGTCCAACCTATCCTTGGGGATTTTGGTTGCCAGGTTTGATACACATGATTAAAGAATTTACATGATAGAATACAATTTCTAGTCTAGATGTATGAGTAACTTAGACTTGACAGTAGCAAAATATCACAAAAGAGAACATAGTATTTTTACCTGCTGAGAATAGTTCCAGTTTGACAAGGCTGAATTTGTGAGCAAAGGACTTCAAGTTGTCGTTGTTCAGTAGCTGGGATGGTTGTGTGGGGATTCTGATAGTTTTTCAGCCAGTTGTAATCCACAcctgtttttttcactttttgctCATTTTCGATCTCTTGTATTAATCTCTCTCGCTCCTTCAGATGCCACTTTAATTCCCGAAGCAGAGTCTTTGTCACTACATCGGAGCCAGGATAGTGTGTGGGATTGTAGGAATGATATTTTGGCCATTTCATCCAGCCAAAAAGTGGCATTTTTAGCCTATGGAAATATTCTCACTTGTTTATTTGCATAAAATGTCCTGATGAGCAAATATGTTTCTTACAATAAATTTTCTAGAAAAGTGCGTGAGTTTTTCACTGGTTAGATATGCAGGTCAGAATAAGATTAGAGCATGGAttaaagcttttcattttctaagtagGTCAGTACCAAAAACCAAGGTTTGAAAATGTTTATGTAGCTAAGCAGAAACGAAACATAACAAAGTCAGAGATAATCTCCAGACTGAACATTGtgtgaaaaataacattaatactTGCTATTAAAAGTTCTTAGGAGGCTTTAAAATATTAACGTATAGGGAGTGCTATCTATAAACATACTTTTGACTTTGGTTTTGTGTAGAAAAGGTTTAAAGCGTACCTGGTAAGTCGATGAATCCGATGTGTTGTTGCCAAAGAGTTTGCTTGAATTAGTGATGAAGCTGTATTTTACTTGGGCATGGGTTCTCCCGGATATATCCTCCGTTGGAAGGAATAAGCCGCCTTATTATTTACCCACTGAAACTGTATTTGAAATAAGTTTCTATGTTAGGAATGAGGTTGTGATGTCTTCATTTAGAGAGAATGCTCATTAATTCACCTTgtaagtaagctagaaaaaaatgacaaaaataacttactatttaatcttcataaattATATAATGGTCTACCTTCTGAATGTTGCTCAGTCTATTTGAAAAAGATGCCGGCAGCAATGGGCTTCTGGTCCTAAATGCACTCAGACTGACTTTGGTGATGAAATGAGAACGATTGTGTGAGGCACCACGGATGTGCTCCCAGCTACGGTGAAGACTGTCGCATGGTGTGATGCTCTGCTGTGCATAGCTGTAGGTCACAGTTTAGTGCTGTATTTTTATGCCTGTAGAGCTCTAAAAATAACCACACTGCTTTTATTCTTCAGCTTAACTTTCAGGCCATCTAGAAGCCAGGTCACTGTCCCCTCTAATGAAAGCTGGGAAAACAGATCAGTCTTAATGATTTGCAAAATACCCATTCTGAGAAAATTTGTTATGATTGAGGAAAATAGGCAGAGAATGCTGATATCTGTCATATGAAGTATTTAGTGAAGGTTTTCTGtattcattctcttttaaaatagtagtttcatttgtatatttaagCAAGTTGTATTGCCAGGGGATGTAAATGCTTAGGTAGGTAACTCTAAAATATgctttatgatttccttaaaaacagcaaaaatggaTTAAGGTTGGGAAAAATAGAacatataaagttaaaaacaaaatcttctaaTTCATTAAAGAAGGTaattataggttttttttttttttttgaactgaagATGAGACTCATACTTACTGTTGCGGCGAGTTATCAATGCATAATGCTCTTTATCGTGCTGTTTTTTGTTCAGCTGTTGTGTGTCTTTGGCTCAAGAGCGGACAGGTCTTTTACTCTCTGGTTCTGTGTTAGATGACTACCTAGTGGCTTTtccttttataacatttatttttttctgttgctttttcctGCAAATGAACCATGAAGAATAGACATGGTTTACATCAGCCCTGCATGTCATGCATGATAAGGAGTGATGTGTATGGTCAGCCTGCAGCTCTTATTGCTTGTGTGTGAGAAAAAGCCCCATGTCAGCATTCATTGTCTTCAACGGGAGGGTTTTCACATTACATTGTGTGTAGTATGAAAAGGAGAGGAATGGAAAGTTCATCATGACAGAAATGTCCTACCAGATTTTCTGCTAAAGTTACAATGAATCCTGACACTTCTCCCTTTCAATAACCACCTtgttattgctttaatttttatttttttttgcctctgagaTAATAACAACATCCAATATATTGGGTGTGGAACCTAAACTATATTTCTTTCCAAGGCCCTCCACAGTCTTGCGTTATCCCTTCCTACCACTTTCCGTTTCACTCTCCCCTGGAGTATGTCTTGTTTCAGGCAGGCCTGATGGCCCTGACACTTGTCTCACACTGGCTCTGTCTTTTGAggtatttattctttctcttttccatttatttacatcatAACTCTCTTTTCTAGGGCCCAGTTTAAATACCATCTAATGTTTTTCTTCTGAGGGAAAACATCAGCATATTTTCCTTGGCTGTACTATTTGTTCGAACTTGTAGAAAGATTGGTCTCtgttcttgttctctttctcccttctgttTAGATTCTGCTCTGCCCTCCATTGGAATTGCTGGCTTTCAGTCACCTCAGCAGATGTTTGTGGATTATGTGGTGTCCTGATGCTGGCTGGGGACTGGGGGTGCAGTGGTGCACACGACAGACTTAGTCTGTCCTTGGGGAGAGGACCTTCCAGTGGGAAGACAGTAGGAGCACATGACTTGTCCAGTATACTGATCACAGATTACTGGGGTGGTTTAATCCACTGTAGGCCTCCCCCATTTCTATGGGGACGGCAGGGAAGAAGGCCTTTTGGGGGAAGGAGTGTCCTTTTGGAGATTTGAAGATCAGTGAGCTAGTACACAAAGAGCTGCTCGAAGATAGTCTCCCTTCCCCAGGACACTTAGCACCTGTCTTGTCATTGTGACCACTGCTCTGGTCCAGCCGTCGCAGAGCTTTTCTTACCAGTCAGCTTACATTCAGCACACCATCCTCTAGTGTGTTACTTGTGTAAACTTGTGTTTCTAGCACTCGGGGTATGCTACTGGTGTTGCTATCAAATGTATTTATCCTGTCCTAGCTCCTGAGACTGTTTGACATAGAGCCTAAGTATTCAGGTTGTGCTCTTACTACCATGTAGATGgagaaagtaaatatttgtagatcAGGGTAAGAAAGTACCTTTGTGTTAATCCTCCATGTTTATTAGGCTATAATCAGgttaatttggatttttaaaaaaatatttattcatgagagacagagagaggcagagacataggcagagggagaagcaggctccattccatgcagggagcctgacgtgggactcaatcccaggtctccaggatcacgccctgggctgaaggtggctgaaggtaaactgctgagccactcgggtgtcccTAACTTGGATTTTATTAGTAAACATTTTAGTAAGTTGAATAAATGAGTTGTTTCTAGTGAATTGCAACGTTAGGATATTTTGTGTGGAAGACATGAAACTAAAACTATGAAACCAATGAGTTTCTCTTTTGGTCATTATCTTGATTTTCTGGGCTGCGTCTTGTTAGCTGAATGGTACACGGTTTTCTAAGACTTGGAGTGAAATAGGACCGTAGCATTCAtagtgtgtgtttgtatgtaaatttttaagATGTGCAAGGaagcacataagaaaataagTTTGGGAAGACAACATTTGGGGAACCTGAGGGCATACTGGGGAGCCAGGGAGACTTTGATATGTTTCCATCAGGGCGTTCTCATATGGTGTTCAGCAGCATTTGACAGCAGTGAAGGGAGGACTTGTTGCTGTAAGGAGACTGGTAgccttctgtttttaattcctcTGCTACTGGATTTAAAGTTCTGGATTATTGGTTCGTTCTTTCGGCCCTTAAAGATGCAGGTAAGGGGTGTCTAGGGGGTGTAGTTGGtcaggtgtccaactcttggtttcagctcaggttttgatctcaaggtcatgagattgagccccacatcggactccagGTTCATAGaagaacctgcttgggattctctcccactgccttgccccccaaataaataaatcttcacaaaaaaaaagatgcagttaatatttgaggaaaaactaaaactgtgttaattttttttctagtattttctttaaaatattttatttattcatgagtgacccagagagaaggcagagacacaggttgagggagaagcgggctccccagagggagcccaatgtgggacttgatcccagaaccctgggatcacgacctgagccaaaggcagactctcaactgctgagccactcaggcgtcctttctttattttttattttttataaatttttttaatttatttatgatagtcacagagagagagagagagaggcagagacacaggcagaggaagaagcaggctccatgcaccgggagcctgatgtgggattcgatcccaggtctccaggatcgcgccctgggccaaaggcaggcgccaaaccgctgcgccacccagggatcccggcgtcctttctttaaaatattttaattaaaatacactgatgcatgtactttttaaagttaaaaatcagGTTTATATTGGGTTGTGCATATGTTCTCAATTTACAGAAATTAACGTACACCTATGCCATGTGCTGCAAATGTGTTCTCCTGAGTGACTGTAGCTTTTGCTCTCTAACCTTTCTAGAGACATTGTTCATCAGCTTAAATGATAGTTTGCTTTGTTGGTCTTCTCCtttttgacttttccttttttgtgctcTCGTTTATGGGTCTCCTCTAGTTCAAATTGTTGAAAGTCAGAGAACATTATTAACTTTACAGACTTGAAAACAGAAGTGTCTGGGTTTTGAATCAGCTTGGAGTTGATTTGAGATTGATGTGAGGTGTAGGGTCAGACTTTTTGGTTCCCAGGGTGGATAGCCAGTATCCAAACTAAGTAGTCATTGCTCCATTCTGGAGATTGTCCTCGTTCTTTGTATGCTGAGTAGTTGGGTGTATCCTGGGCATTTTGAGTATTATGGGACCCTAGGGCTTGCAGGGTCCTCTGGGGAATGCAGTTGAGCagctatgtttatttatttttttaaatttttatttatttatgatagagagagagagaggggcagagacatgggcagagggagaagcaggctccatgccctgggagcctgacgcgggacttgatcccaggtctccaggatcgcgccctgggccaaaggcaggcgccaaaccgctgtgccacccagggatcctgagcaGCTGTGTTTAGACGGCAAGTTCTCACCAGCCTACCTGTGGGGTTCGAGGTGTCTCGGGTTTTCAGAGCCATTGATTGCAGTGCCATCTGGGTCCGTCCTGCCCGCTGCCACCTGCTGGCCATTCTCTGGCTGAGCCCTGAGTTCTCAGTTCCTGATGAGCTGTTGGAGTCAGCACATGCTTGCACAGCCTTGGAGTGAGTCCAGTAGCTTATGGATggccttggtgtgtgtgtgggggggtgggggtggggtttcGATTTCTTTCCTGTCCCGGAGGCAGCTCCCCTTTTTGGTCCTCTGGCCAGAAGCCTGGGGTTTTATTTCTCTGCTCTACTACACGTTTGCTGCCCGTGCAATTGCCTGCATTCACATCTGGGCCTGAAGCAGTGGGAAGACCCAGGAGGAAAGAAGGCAGTGAGGGTCCACCCTATCCTCTTGGAGAGAGTATTTCCCCTCCTTAGAGTTTGAGGCTCTTGCTGACCCCTGGAAcatgagagaaaggagaaaagatccTTTCTTGCTCTCCGAGGCACCAAGGCACTTCTGGGGTGCTCTCTTGGCACCAGGGCCTGTGTCTGCATTTGCCACGAGCGGATGGCAGAGGTAAACAGTGGCAGGGTGCCCCTGGTTTGCCTGCTGGTGCTCTGAATTCTGGTCTTCCTCCCCTGTCTTCCCCTTACTGTGCTTTCAGAGACTCCCAACAACAGCCCACATGTTCTGTCCTGGCTTTATAGTTTCATTTTGTGAGGTGCAGTGTGTGTGTTTGGTCTTCCCAGCAGTGGGAACCAGGGAATCTTTCTTGACTCTTGTTTTCTCATACCCAGCTCTAGAATGCCAGCATACTTCAGTGGCTCCCCCTTACCTGCTGCCACTCTTGTCCAAGCCTTGTCATTGTCTCTGGCCTTGGTTGTTGTGCTGCTGTGTTAggtggtctccctgcttctgctgtGTCTGCCCCCGTCACCTCACCCTGCTTCAGCTGCTCTGGGGCATCCTATTAAAATAGTTTGATCTTGCTATTTCTGTGTCCCTGCTTAAAACCCATCTCAGAGCAAAAGCCAAAATCTTTATAATTTGTGCCAGCCTGCAGCCTGCCTCCTCACCTTTCTTCCAGGCTCCCTGTGCCTCCTGACTCTTCTGGCATACTTGCCTCAGGGCTTTCCAATATTCTCCATCAGAGGACTTTCCCCTCAGAGGGCTGCACGGCCCCCCTCTTTTGCTTCCTtctgatttttgctttattttttttaaagattttgttttatttattcatggggcggggggggcgcagagacacaggcagaaggagaagcaggctccatgaagggagcccgatgtgggacttgatgccaggaccccaggatcacaacctgagccgaagttggactctcaaccactgagccacccaggcatccctgatcttAGCTTTAATGTCACTCTATCATCATATTAGCATCACAGCCATCCTCCCCCCATCTCTCCTCCTGGCCATGTTACTCTCTCTGGACTTATCTCTAACATActgtgttttactttcttttcccaACTAGACAGTAATAAGTCTGTGAGGATAGTTGGCCAGCTTCTtagggggagagagaacctcaagcaagctctgtgcccagcatggagtcccacacaggactcgatcccagaatgcTGAGatatgacctcagccaaaatcaggagtcagatgcttagttgattgagccctccaggtgcccctggcagcTGCTTTGTCCCAGGTACTTAGGACAGCACCAGGCATGGAGACAGCCCATAATTATTAATTTGTTGAATGTATTAACGAGTGTGTGTCAGGTAAACGGTAACCAAAAGAATGCTATCAGCTATGAATATCAGGCAAAAGTATGATTTAATGCAAATAGCATTTTATTAAAGTAAATCTCATAGTTCAAGGACTGATACTGTATGGTTTTTTTCTCTGACAGCAATTAAATTAGATATTGATAATGCAAACATTATAATTGACAGTATATTTTGCATATCATGCTGcagttgtcttttattttttttaacatcttggACATTTTTACCTATTAGTATGAATATAGCCATGGCAGTCCTTAAAAAGATACAAACTAAGTAGGAGTGTGCCGTAGTTTAGCCTAGCCCTCCCTTGGACATTTGTTTTCAGGTTTTAACTATCACAAACTTTATGAAAAGGTACTCTTCCTCCCTAGAGTCCTTTATACCCTtgccttttacatttttcctcCATATCACTAAGTATGTGTATCTGTTATGTCTTCTCCACTAGAGTGATGGTTTCATGAGGTCAAGGACTTCATTTTGTTTCCTGCTGTATCTCTAGTGTCTCCAGCAGTGCCTTGCATGTGCTGAGTGTTCGATAAAtctttgctgaataaataaatgcctcCATGCATGTCTGTGCATGTGCTTCCTTGTCTATATGTTGAAATACTGCTCTACTGAAGACATTGAGGGGAAAGTGTGGCTCAGATACGGGCAGATTGCCCTTTAGGATAccaaaggaggggatccctgggtggcgcagcggtttggcgcctgcctttggcccagggcgcgatcctggagacctgggatcgaatcccatgtcgggctcccggtgcatggagcctgcttctccctctgcctgtgtctctgcctctctctctgtgtgtgtgactatcataaattaataaaaatttaaaaaaataaataaaaataggataccAAAGGGTCTTCTCATTTGCCACTCTCCGCTGTGATCTGACAATATTCCTTCTTTCTGCCACTCTGAAGCAGGAAATTGGTTTCTCACTATTTTAATTTGCACCTA contains:
- the RD3L gene encoding protein RD3-like, with the protein product MPLFGWMKWPKYHSYNPTHYPGSDVVTKTLLRELKWHLKERERLIQEIENEQKVKKTGVDYNWLKNYQNPHTTIPATEQRQLEVLCSQIQPCQTGTILSRFREVLAENDVLPWEIVYIFKQVLKDFLNSTDKGNQQEGPEESGNTDCPIPSVIPGASSRSSDKDEIPTISSYVDKATKNRFPAFSHRIWNLPYYYPSS